DNA from Solanum stenotomum isolate F172 chromosome 3, ASM1918654v1, whole genome shotgun sequence:
ACAAAGCTATTGTGTATGTCCATATCAGCATAGGATGTAGTATATCTATTATACCTCTATTAGCTAGCATGACCATATGAGACTTATCTATGATGGTGTCAGTTTGTAAATATTCCATCTTTGTCAAGAGCCCCATGATCATGTTTCAGCATTAAACAGAGAAAAAGAACTGTGCAGAGCTCAATTTTCCTCTGGGAGgttaatttatgttatattatgtttttaacATATCCATCATTTACAGCTACAATGTACAACAAATGAGAAATGTTACTAAGATGCCTAGTCATTTACTAAATACTAGTATAATATCAGcattaatacataaatagaCACTCAAAGTTGGCACCATCTGTCAAATAAACACTCATTGTCTTGATAAGCTAAGTTgcttgaatttttcaaaaatgttgccATACCCGtgtcggattcttcaaaaatgcaAGATTTGATACACACCCAATgagatttttgaagagtcttgAGCAACATAGCTGATAAGTACCACTTCATGAAGAGAGCTGTTAAAACTTGTTAGCAGCTAATACTATGAAAGACAACACACTCATTTACTCTTAAGCTCCAGTCTATGCACTCTCCTCTATGAAATTGTAAAATGCCAATGAGATATGTACAAGGACAGTAGGTTACAGTAAAAATATTAACAATTCAGTCACTTAAAATCTCAACTACATACAGAATGAAACTAACAGGAATTAAGGGCAGAGAGTTCTGGCAAAAAATAATCTAATCATTCAGTCACTTAAATCTCAAATCTCTATGGTATAAAAAATTTAGCAAGAGGGCAGAGAAGTTCTGGTGAATGGAATAAGGTTTTGAATTGTTCAAATGAAGCTAGAATCTGGTACCTATTTATTCTAAGCTGTTATGGTATCTTTATGGCCAAGAAATTTGTACCGTGTTTCTACAAGGTGTAGTATCAATTCCCCAGTACTAGCCAATAGAGTGGGGCTATGCAGCACTCTAGCATATCAACTTGATATATACTCTTCGCATCACCTTAATTTTGCTTCCTCCAACTTCAGTTAGAAGTTCTACTCGAGAGGAATAGTTGTTTGTACTCTCTTTCATATCCTCCTCCTCCTGTTGGTGATTgacctctttctttctttctatttagAAAGATAAAGTTCTTGTCGGTGACAGTATAATAAACAATGAGTCTGCAGTGAAGGGAATATCTCCAGATATGGATATCCATGTCTGTTCCTGGATGCAAAGCATAAGTTAAAGTAGCTGATCCATGtagaaagaaacaaagaaatgaTATCAAAAGCAGAAAGGGATAATCAAGGACAAACAATTTCATgcaaaatccaaatactacttCTTTCAATCAGAATTCAGAAACCAAATCCTAATCTACATGCCAATTGAAGGAAGAGGAGAAATTTCACCAAATTGAAGAAACAAGTAATTTGCCTAGCCCGGGTAACTTCCTTAAGCTATCTTTAAAATATCAAGAGAACTTTGTATGCTTTATGTACCTCTGCAGAAGTTACGAGGAGAGCATTAAATCACTCAACATCGTCCTTCACCTCCGAGCAAGCAGAGCGATCCAGGATTTGAGGTTCTACGGGTTCATACATAGACCTCAAGTCAGTATACAATAATAAATGGGTCACGGTCAAATATATATAGTGGATTGCTTAATAAATATACAGGTCTGAGCAAAAGCTAAGCTactgggttcacgtgaacccactgCGAAGCAAGAACTGGTTCATCAATGACAGTTGTAATCTACAATTACATGGAATCAGAACTGAAGAGAAATACCAAATGGCAATTGCTGTACATGTTAAATCACTGAATATAGAGGTTGAATCCTATTTGGAAGTTGAATGTCACGTTAACGCATAATATTGTAGGTGTCCACAGATACTAGCTATGATTTTTGGGGATCCCAGTTAGTAAAACACATAGAAATCTGATCTAACTTTACTCAGCCTGGAAATTAGCCAGGGTAATCTGATAGAAGAGTAATTCTGCATCTGCACCTACTCAATGCTACATAACTGATCACATCCACGTAAAAATAATATGGGCCTGGATTTCCCATCTGCTTGGAATGAACAAATAAGGCATATTTTGGTTGAATTTGTAGACCGACACAATCCAGTAATGATGGAAATTGAAGCCGTCATTCTGTCAGAGCATCGACAACTTCTACACACTCTAAATATGTCTGAGGTCACTGATCAGCGTGCTCTCCACAGCAGCCCTAATCAACTACAGGTGGTCTTGGTCATACAAGAAGATGAGGAAGTTGAGATGACTGTTATCAACAGTGACGATATTATTCCTCTCCATAACTCAAATGAATTGGAGAAACAGATAGCTGATCATGAAGAGGATGACCTCTGGCATGTGGACCCATTGCTGACTCATATTCAGAATTCTGATATAGAAGCATCATTGTGGGTACATAAAAATGTACTGGAAATGTGCAAGCATTATGTGTTGGATTTCCAAGACTGTGAGATGTAAGATCTATCTCTCTTCATGAAACTGTACAAAAGAAAGCAAGATAAACAAGCCAAAGTATGCATTGTCAGTTGTAAGACCCCAAAATGCAGAAGTATGAAGGAACTAAAATCCTGAAATTTAATGTTAATAACAAGGACAGCGGGACATGGAGCAGGAGAAATTCTCATACACTGATTATCCATGAAGCTGAACATCATCACATGGAACGGAAAGGGGCCAAATAGCAGGACAAAAAAGAAGGGTGAAGAAAAGTTTAGCTCACAATGGAAAGCAAACATCTACTGCTTTTAGGAAACAAAGCTAGAAGGAAATATCGAAGCTTTTGTTAAAGAGATGTGGGCAAACACATTCCTGCTCATCGGACGTGAGTTTATTACTAGCCTTAAGGTAATCCTTAGCAGATGGCTCATCCCCCTTATTCAAAAGATTGGACGGCCAGAGGAAACCTTTGCACGCCTCCGTTACCTTTTGGGAGGACTAAGCCCCATAGAAACTGTCTACCTGAGACTGTCCCTTGGTCTGTAGGTCCTGACACAAGGTTAGAATTCTAGCCCTTCCAGAGTGGTATCTCACTGATGGCTCCCCCCCATCCCCACCCTGGAAGGATGCCTTGTTCGCCTTCCACCTAAGCTGTGCAGGAAATCCCCAAAGCCAATCCCAGGGAACAGTGAAGCTTCATAGGGTCTTTCAGTCTAGGTGCAGGTAGCCTGCATCTTCACGGATATGTCTATTTCACCGAGCCTCCCTCTGAGACAGTGCCCAGATTTTTAGAGGCAAATGGTAGACCAGGGAATTTTTATATTATGGGACAGGAAGGTGCAGAAAGGGGATGTAATCTATACTGGAGAACACCCACTCACCTGAAGTTTTGTCTCAGATTAGAAGGGGAGCCTGTAAAGTTGTTGTCATGTGACCAGGAGGTCACGGGTTCGAGCTGTGGAAACAACCTCTTGCAGAAATACAGGGTAAGGCTGCATACAATAGACCCTTATGGTCCTGCCCTTCCCCAGACCCTGCGTATAGCCCAGCTTATTGCACTGGGTTGACTCTTTTTAAAATAGGGGTAACTACACTATCTGGGTTTAGTATATGGAGGTCAAACAGAGCGTTTTAGCCCTCCTTCAGTGCCAACCAGTCTTAAAGTGAGGAATGGGAAGGGTCTCTAAAGCATTATCCCTATACATCTTCAACCTGTCAGTAACAAGGGGGCAGCTGTTAGCAAACTATGAGGTCAACAGTGATTAAACCTGAGCTTTAGAACACTACCAATTGATTGAGAAATCAACAGAGTAGCTAATTTTGTAAGAGTAATGGATCAATTAAAATGCATTTATGAACATGAGGACATATTGTCATGGCAGAGGGCATAGCAAAGGCAACTATACAATTAAATCTACCTATTATGCACTCACTCGTATTAGGAGAACAAGTTAATTCTTGAATTTTGGAACACATGAAGACTGGAAATTCCTTAAACAGTGGCTTGTTTTGTTTGGCTTGTTGTCAAAGAAGCCTGTCTGACCCAAGATAATTTGAAGAGGAGGAGGATTAAGCTAGGTTCAAGATGTTATTTGTGTTGGAAGGACCAGAGAAAAACAGTCACCTTTTATTGCACTGTGGAGTCACTGACCAACTCTGGCAATTATTCTTATTGGCGTGATCAACAAAAGACCTATTGGTGTGCTGGAATAGCTCTCAAATGGAAATTTGCCATGATCAACCAAAGACCTGGCATGCTGGAATAGCTCTACCACTAGCTACGCTACCCCAAATCAAATTTCTTCTAGAATTACTGGGTGACTGCAAATCTCTTACAAAAAGGAGCATAAGATATTGAAGACTATGATTAGTAATTGAATCAATTATTGCAGAACGAAATGGAATTTGACACCAAATCCTTTAACTTGGAAATGCACAGAAGACACAACAGCAATAGTGGATGATCATTAGCAGGCAGATTGGTGAAACTTCAAATATCCAGATCCTATAATTTTGCAATACTTCTATCAAGAATAAGTTCAAGTTGTATTAGGACAAGTACATAGAGATATCACATGAACCGCATAATCTTAAAGACAGAGCCAATCAATAAGGAAGAGAAACTTACAATACAGCCAGAtacataaaaaacaaaaatatcagCTTCCAGAGAAGATATGCATGTGTTcagttcttgaaagaaaattcATGTGGTCGAAAAAGAGacattttcttaaaagaaaaattcaagtaCTCGGAGCTAAAAGACATATAGGTAGGGAGCTAAGGAAAAAGATCAACTTTCTTCTGACCTTTTTCTAATTTCCGGTAGGTAAAGTTTGTCTTGGGAAGAAAAATCATCAGCAATTTTCTGCTCTATTTCCAACTTTTACTCCATATTCAGAACAAAATTTACCTGTATGTTGTTCTGCCTTCCATTCTAGGCACTCCACCTGTCCACCACTGCCACATTTCTTTGAATGGGGTCACTTCATCTTCCAGCTCAGGATGGGAACtagctcatttctttcttttctttttttatgtgaaGGATTTGAACTCATCTTTTAGACCAGCTCAACTGTCTGATTCTCTCACAAAATCGGCCACTTTGAATATAGCAGCAACTACGCCTCAATGAAACCCAAATAAGCCAGAAAATAATATAACCAAGTGATAAATACACCGAATATCATGAAGAAATGCACATTAAACCATTCATGCTTTAACATTGACTACCTAGTGCATGAACTAAATTTACTTttgtttaaaaaacaaaaaaaagattgacCATCTAGAGCATGAAAAAAATCAGACCACGGAAGTAAGTAAACTTAGTCAATGAACATAATGAATAAAACAAAGTATTTTCAAATCTTTCTGGGAAAAAAGAAATGACTAAATGAAGCAGCAGTATATTGCAGGAACTTAATTGAACTCATACCAAATTTTGAGGCAATGGGGAAAAAAGGAATCTTGAACATCTGCCAAATCACTGCAAGTTAGTTAAGCAGCACAAAATAATAACATTATTATCAGTAAGTCAAAAAGTGGGCATACCTAATAATTGATGTACCTGATATGCATTTCCTCTAGCTTCTGAGAGAAAAATTATATGAACTAGACTAAAAGGGTCAGTCATCCTAAAATTAGGCATATTAGCTAAATGGAAATTGGCACATATGATAACCCCAGTCGCTTCTCGTGGATTTTCATAACCCTGCTATGCAAAATGGGATATGCAATTGAAATGGATGTCTGAGTTAAGATATATATCATGATTTCTTTGATCCTATTAAGCATGTTCTACATAACACACCAGTGACAATTCGCTCAGTGCAGACTATAATAGATCACGGAATATCAACAATTTAATAACCACTTTACATTTAGCATCATGGCTTATGAGATAATCAAATAATGAAACTCTTCTGGATATACAATTAACACGGTAAGGAAACATGAAATACAAAAGCGGGCCATAGACCCAATGAACATTAATCtagaaataaaaatcataagaTGTAAACCTACTGGTGAAAACGTGTTGTTAATATTGAAGTTCAATCAATCTTGATGTTGAAGATACACAGCAATTCTTGCATTATCTAGTTTCACCTTTCTACTGAAGTCCTAGGCTACACAATTATTCCTGCAAAACTTGTGCCAAATTTTCTCTTTACTTTAAATTACAGGAGGGAGAATGCGGtaaatatccaaaaaataattatgctaATCATACAACAGCACAACCGACGTGGGTGTTTCTTTCTTCAAGTCCCTTTCAGTGGTTGCTAAGAAATGGAGACTCTCTTGGCAAAGTTAAGCCCTGTAGTAGGTGAGATAAATATCCGGGCTCCATGCATATCATCTTCAAGAGACAACATTAACCAAAAGAGTTGTTGACTGATTCAAAAGGGCCAAAAAAGCTGTAATGTTGCAGCTGCGCAGAAACTTTTGAGAGGAACGGTGCCCTTAGATCCAGTAGGGACCAGAAATTTAGCTGGAAGATAACAAAGTTCACGTATGGCTTATTCTTCAAAAGCGCGTGAACATATTTTTTCTAGAAGCAATGGCCAGTCTTCGCCAAGTTGCCGGGAGTTCAGTTCCATGGCAACCCTAAAATCTTGCAATGATATCAAGTTATTGGGAGCATGTTCTTGCATGACTTCTGAAGGTCTACCAGTACTTATCTGAGAATGAAGACCGGGTCTAAGGCCATTGACGAGCTTCACGTGGGTCTGCTGCTTTTTGGTGTTGTTTCTTACAGGCTCGTACCCTGACCTTGCCCCAACAAGTCGAACACAAGATCGAATTAAACCTCTTAAGTAAGAATCTAATCCATTGTTCAACAAGTTGGCGCAACCGATGGCCACTTCAAGGCCTTGTTCTGCAGCAATCTGTTCCATGCGTTCCCTCAGTGATACACTATCCAACAAAGCACCATAACTAGAAGAGGTAACACATTTACTATTTGTTGCCAAAGGCAATGCTTTACGTGCTCCACCAACACTAACAGGGCAAAATGGAACCCCAAGCGGAGCTTGAAGCTGACTCCTTGCATGCATCTCTTTCCCGTCATCTCTAACATGGACTTTGTTATATACTGAAGCTGGACCTTCCTGTGATCCCTTTATTACAGAAAATCTACCAGTTTCTTGACCAGATGCCTCCCTTTCATCATCAGTCTGCTGCAAGAGTCCTTGACAATGCTGCACAGCCCTCCGTGAATCAGAGGGATTGATATCCCCATTTTCCATAACATCGAAACTTGATTCTGTCGCTGTCGGTTGTTGAAAAGTGAAATTGGTCTTCCCATTTTGACCAAGCGCACTACAACGATCCCCAGTCCTACGATCACGATAGCCTGTTCTGACCTTTCGAGGAGATAATGGGAGAATATCTCCATTAGACAAACCTGGTTGACTTGAAGCCTGGCTTGAGGAAACATGTGATCCATTTTGCTCATAAGCATCACTTAGGGGCTCATTACTGCCAACTGCTGCACCAGGCTTCGAAACATCAGTCTCATGAGTTGGCGGTGGAACTTTTGCGCTGCAAGCATTTCTCAAAATGGAACGAATGAACTGATTATGCAATGTAATATTCTCTCTACCCAATATCCTAAGACAAAGCTTATTGAACTCAACCTTGCttattttcaaactcaataacCTATTTAAGTAATAAAAGTACTGTTTAGACCTCTCAGGTCCAAGTTTCCTCACTATCTGAGCTTTCA
Protein-coding regions in this window:
- the LOC125859649 gene encoding uncharacterized protein LOC125859649; this translates as MQPPHQHSRINLVELKAQIVRKLGPERSKQYFYYLNRLLSLKISKVEFNKLCLRILGRENITLHNQFIRSILRNACSAKVPPPTHETDVSKPGAAVGSNEPLSDAYEQNGSHVSSSQASSQPGLSNGDILPLSPRKVRTGYRDRRTGDRCSALGQNGKTNFTFQQPTATESSFDVMENGDINPSDSRRAVQHCQGLLQQTDDEREASGQETGRFSVIKGSQEGPASVYNKVHVRDDGKEMHARSQLQAPLGVPFCPVSVGGARKALPLATNSKCVTSSSYGALLDSVSLRERMEQIAAEQGLEVAIGCANLLNNGLDSYLRGLIRSCVRLVGARSGYEPVRNNTKKQQTHVKLVNGLRPGLHSQISTGRPSEVMQEHAPNNLISLQDFRVAMELNSRQLGEDWPLLLEKICSRAFEE